The DNA region GATTGAGCTAGTTGGGCTTGTTCTCCACCAAGCCACACATAGCAGGTGCGGGCGGGCTTTTGCTGGTGGAGTGGCATGTAGCCCTTGACTGTGATCGTAAGACCTGGAGCAAGCTCAAAGGGCATCCTGGAGAAATAAGATCGCTTTGGTGTTTGTTTTGAGTTGATATTGGAGATCAAGGAGTTGAGAAGAGTCAGGCCATCGCCCGATCTTGATGTTTTGACTCCTTCAGAGTTGtccccttcctcgaccgAACTGCGGTAGACGATATCCTACACTTGTTAGGCCACAGACGGGTAAATGTGCCAGGATTACTTACATCGTAGAATTTTGAGAGGTCGAAGGGCTTCTTCGCCCGGCTGACAGGGAATAGTTCAATCGTCACACCAAGATCATAGAGATCCTTGGCACGAACAGCTGCCGATGACTTGGCCTGTTTGTCGTTCCCGTGTGGATTCTCATTGTCTGTGATGATGAACAGTCTTCGCGAGCCGAAGTTGGCAGCATTGGTCGTGAAAATCTGGTTGGCACAAAAGAGCACATTCGACATGAGTACCGATTCCTTGGATGGAACAAGCACCTCATcggcatcctctccctcctctacCAAATCTCTCAATTTCTTGACATCCTCCGCTCCTGGGACATCGAGCTCAGTGAAGAGGTAGCAGTGAGGATAGCCAGAGCCACTCCGACTACCAGTCTCGTCGCGGAATTTGGACTTTTCAGTCCCAAACAGCAGGATACCCATCATATCTTTTGGTTGGGCAATGATACGCTGTTGCATAAATTGATGGGCGCATTTCAGGGCGGCAACCACGGCGGAATCCTTATCGGACTTCTTGTCGTCGCTACTCGGAGGTGGCTCCAACATGGACGCGCTCGCGTCAATGGCGAACAGTACGGCATCTTTTTGAGTTTTGAAGTCCTGAGGTTTCGGTCAGCTTCAACTCTGATAATAATCATTGGTCTTTCACCAACATTCTCATCcaactcatcctcctcctcttcgccccCATAGCGGCGGCCCTCATCGTCTCCCCAGGCCATTCCGATAGGAAATAAACTCCTTTCAGTTGTTGAAGTTTTCCTGAGAAATTTTGTTTCCACACGCCGTCCAATTGATGAGAACTGAATATTGCGCAGTTCAAGGGATAATCGACTCTCGCAACTCAACGGGCGAAATGAAATTATGTATGATGCAACCAGGTGTAAGCTTGAGACGCGCTAGAACCAGGCAGGCGCGTGACTGCCTAAACGCCAAATCACGTGCCTTCTTGTCACGAACAAAGCAATTGAAGCGCTCTTATTGGCAGCTGCCGCACGGACCGATCTCCAACGTCAttggagaaggccaagatcgCAAAAGTCGGCCGACAGCAATTGCTACCGAACCATTCGGGGCAAACATGCGGAGTAATAAGAAAGTGTCCAGAACATCTATCAATTTACCCCGACATCGCCACCCAGACACTCTGTCCGAACTTTTTACACGAACAGTTCCAGAAGTCATCCGGTGACATATTTCAAAGCCTCACCTGTGTGTCTGACCCTCGATCCTCACCTTTCCACGCCGAACCATACCGGGATTTCGGCTGTGTGATTCTGTTATAAAATCACAAGCCACACCCGGATTGCCGGACTCCGTCATAGCCATGGCCTTCCGACTCCCGGCCGCCGCTTTGCGCCCTCTGCGATCTTCAGTCCTCCTTAAGCCTGTTGCGCAACAAACACGATGGCTTGCGACACCGACACCGTTCCCAGTAACACAGAACATGACCAGCTCTCGGGGGCCGACAGCCATGGTCTTCCTGAATATGGGCGGCCCCTCCACAACGGATGAGGTTGGCGATTTCCTCAGTAGATTATTTGTGCGCCAATCCTACCAACGCTTTCCTATTCCTCGCCAGTGACAGGTTTGACTGACTGTGTTTTCGTCTGCCAGGCCGATGCTGATCTTATTCCTCTTGGCCGCCTGCAAAACTACCTCGGTCCCCTCATCTCGAAGCGTCGTACCCCCAAAATCCAGAAGCAATACGCTGCCATCGGTGGCGGTTCCCCCATTCGCAAATGGTCTGAGCTCCAATGCGCGGAGATGTGCAAGCTACTCGACCAGATCTCCCCTGAGACTGCCCCTCATAAGCCCTACGTCGCCTTCCGCTATGCCAACCCCCTGACCGAGCATATGTACCGGCAATTATTGGCGGATGGTTTTGGTAATGGAAAAGGAGGTCGCGCCGTTGCTTTTACACAATACCCGCAGTATTCCTGTTCGACAACGGGAAGCAGTCTGAACGAGCTCTGGAAGTGGAGGCAGAGGCTGGAGGGTAAGGCCGGGCCGCTGGACGACGGGAGCGATGGGACTATCAAGTGGAGTGTGATTGATCGATGGCCGGTCCACCCTGGATTGGTCGAGGCTTTTGCGCAAAACATTGAGGCAAAGTTGCAGGAGTATCCTCCCGAGAGGAGGGACAAGGTTGTCTTGCTGTTTTCTGCGCACAGCTTGCCTATGACGGTCGTGAATAGGGGTATGTTACAGTCTTGTTTGGTTACGCAGCCGCAGTGCTAACATGCATCTAGGCGATCCCTATCCTGCCGAAGTTGGTGCGACAGTCCACGCTGTCATGCAGAGACTAGGCCATGTCAACCCTTACAGACTATGCTGGCAATCTCAGGTTGGCCCTCAGCCATGGCTCGGCCCGCAAACCCAGATGTCAGTTGAAGAGTACATTGCCAAGGGTCAGAAAGACTTGGTCTTGATTCCCATTGCCTTCACCTCGGATCACATCGAGACTCTCTACGAGCTCGATGAGGAGGTAATTGGCGAGTCGGGCCACAAAGACACCGTCAAGCGTGTTGAGAGTTTGAACGACAGCCCTGTGTTTATCAAGGCTTTGGCCGACTTGGCCAAGACCCATCTGGACAGCGGGATTGCGACTTCACCACAGATGAGTTTGAGGTGTCCTGGCTGCAAAAGCGACAGATGTCACGAGTCGAAGAAGTTTTTTGCCGCACAGGAGCTGGCATAAACAGAATTCAGCAGAAAAATGTATCTTACTGTGTAAACTTGTAATTGCGAGTGTTTGTTATGACTTTTGTATACCTAGGGAATTATGCAGGAGAGCTGGCAATGCAGCCCACCAGCAGTGTGCATTTGTCATCCGGACAATGCAGCACCCGACTGCCGATGAAGGATGCGGGATGGAAACCTGCCTCGTGCGTCATTTATTTAGAACGGCACTTGGAGGTACCACCAATAGATTACAAAGCTTCGTTATCTCTGTTGCTTTGTTGGTAGAATAAGTCTCCGAAGATGTCTTGCACTCGGACTTCGGGTAGTGTTATGGCTCTCCGACGCAGCCGGAAAGATTTAAACAAGCTATGATTGAAGCTTTTACCAGCGACCAACCGTTGGAAATTCTATGATCTACAAGAGGCTTTATTCATTGAGGAAGCTAAAGACTTGGAATTCCCCTCTCCCTATATAATCCACGGTTGTGGCTATTCCCTATCTAGTATAGTGTAATGATGTGCTTATTAAATCTCGGTAAAGAGAATTATTTAAACTAGAACTAATAAACAAATTAGgttataattataaatatattattaattgTAATATTAGTTAGTTAAAAAGCTAAAGACTAAtgaaaataataatattaaaaatatttaagtgctttataaaaattaaaaaggaatTTCCTATCAgttactttaataatttcgttgattctttataaatttaaaatatttttctaaatatactttttcaagttaatttaataatatttttttaagtattattttattttattatttacttttttacttttatatttcaaaacttttttactttactaaGTAGTTTTTTTTCGATTagattaattatattttGTAAATTTATAATTGTTAtgtttattattaaaatatatttaataatagtaatgCTATtgttaaaatatagctttggtttgtggattttacagtgtattTAAGCCCTGTATATTACAAGGCCTTAGAGGCAATACGATGGCTTGAATTAGTAGTGTTTAGAGACTGCAGTTACTGGAGCggaagctcggcctccggaagcaatccgaggtcccggaaagccgagcgctaaggccggtgccctgcAGTAGCCAAACAGTAGCGGCAACGTGACCTATAACGTGGCCtttaaccttatatttaattagcgtatttagcgggcgttTAGGCTCGGAAAACGCGTGTTTAGACCCTATctactatagtattttttagtctataaggtttaattaatatactggttcacTACACTTATTAGTGCCTtataagcttatattatagtgattctcttttatatattatagggcgccgcccctgtaatcctccttccttcagtGCTACGGCAACTATCGAATGCTGTAGTTAAAGTCTTCTTTACTTTTAGTATACTacgccgatagctatttaagcctatattctataagctttaatagcactttttttaatataaattaaagataaagtattataaattaactatatagtaaGGTAGAATAAAAACTGCAGTAGGCCGTAGAAACTAATTAagtaaaatagtaaaatataatagcGAGGCTGCAGTATAAAGGAGCGTTTATTTCTTAATAGAGGTAAGCCGGATTACTAAGCTTACTAAGTAAACGTAGTAAGCTAAGTACGGAGGTACCTAAAAGAtagaagtatttaaaaaataatataataaacccCTATCCAAAACCTCTGAAAAagatattagttaaaggcacttctaaataatcttagttctataacgaacctctatctagaacctttaaaaaggatatcggttaaaagtatttctgaataatcctagttcggtataacTAAACAATACacaataaaatatctcgatataaatactagatactataaatataacttaaattatatactacggaactatctatctacgctagccagttcctctatatatatagtccttacgTTAAGCCTAGTACTAttctagatcgattaactcgaccttcgatcctatcgatactattacttctggagttagctcttctaaatcgatcctcgatcctactAATCCTATCTTAATTAatccttacttatatattaacgattagtctGTAATACGCTCTCCGCcctattaaata from Podospora pseudopauciseta strain CBS 411.78 chromosome 6, whole genome shotgun sequence includes:
- the HEM15 gene encoding ferrochelatase hem15 (BUSCO:EOG09262BHE; COG:H; EggNog:ENOG503NUJ0); translated protein: MAFRLPAAALRPLRSSVLLKPVAQQTRWLATPTPFPVTQNMTSSRGPTAMVFLNMGGPSTTDEVGDFLSRLFADADLIPLGRLQNYLGPLISKRRTPKIQKQYAAIGGGSPIRKWSELQCAEMCKLLDQISPETAPHKPYVAFRYANPLTEHMYRQLLADGFGNGKGGRAVAFTQYPQYSCSTTGSSLNELWKWRQRLEGKAGPLDDGSDGTIKWSVIDRWPVHPGLVEAFAQNIEAKLQEYPPERRDKVVLLFSAHSLPMTVVNRGDPYPAEVGATVHAVMQRLGHVNPYRLCWQSQVGPQPWLGPQTQMSVEEYIAKGQKDLVLIPIAFTSDHIETLYELDEEVIGESGHKDTVKRVESLNDSPVFIKALADLAKTHLDSGIATSPQMSLRCPGCKSDRCHESKKFFAAQELA